AAGATGCTTAACAGGTCTCTCTCAACTTTTATGAATGCCATGACAGGAAGCGACTTCACTATTTATCCATTCTCTACTCAGCATCCAGTGGACTTCAGAAATCTCATGTCTGTTTACCTGGATGCCGTTTTTCACCCAAACCTTAATGAGCTAGATTTTTTCCAGGAAGGCTGGAGGTTAGAACATGAAGATGTGAATGACAAGTCCTCCCCATTGGTATTCAAGGGTGTTGTATTCAACGAAATGAAAGGTGTTTTTGCCGACTCGCAACAGCTCTTCTCCCAGAAGCTTCAGAATGGTGTATTGCCCTCACACACATACGGGGTTGTTTATGGTGGCGACCCTTTGTGCATTCCAGAGTTAACCTGGGATCATCTTAGACATTTCCATGCTTATCACTACCATCCAAGCAATGCACGGTTCTATACCTACGGGGACATGCCTTTGGAAGACCATCTTTCATTTATAGATGAAAATTACTTGAGCAAATTTACAAAAATTGATCCTAGCACAGCAGTGCCCGAAGAGCCTAGCTGGGTAAAACCTCGAGAAGCACATATTGATTGTGGCAAAGATCCAATGGCATCCCCAGATGCCCAAAATTCTATAGCAGTGTCCTACAAATTAATAAATGTCATCAATAACTTTGAAAACTTTGTTTTGGAAATTCTTGGACAGTTGCTGATGAGTGGTCCGAATGCTCCCTTCTATGAATCTCTCTTGGAACCACAGTTAGGATCTAGCTTCTCCCCTTCCTCTGGCTATGACGGACACACTCGCAATACGACTTTCACCGTTGGTCTGCAGGGAGTCAAGGATGCGGATTTAGATAAAGTTAAAGCAGCAATTGAAAATACTTTTGAAAGATTGTCAGAGACAGGTTTTCCAAAGGAGCGGATTGAGGCTGTCCTACACAGCATCGAGCTAAGCATTAAGCATGAAAAGTCCAGTTTTGGGCTTGGATTGGCCATGAGTCTTGCACCAATCTGGAACCTGGACAGCGACCCAGTTGATGCCTTGAAAATTAACCGAAACATTGCACAGTTCAGGGAATGCATGGAAAATAATccaaatttcttgcaagaaaaaataaaaaagtacttcATTAACAATACCCATAGATATACACTTACTATGTCACCCCATGATAACTATGAGGTTGATCTGCAAGAAAAGGAAAACCAGTTACTTGTGAATAAAGTCTCTTCGTTAACTGAAGAAGACAAGCTAAGGATATGGGAACTTGGACAGACCCTAAGACAGAAGCAAGAGGACAAACAAGATATTTCTTGTCTCCCAACTTTACAAGTTTCCGACATAAGTCGTGACATTATTCCAACTCTAGTTACTGACATCAGCCTCATCGGTGTCCCTGTTCAAGTGAGTGACCAACCAACAAATGGCATTACATACTTCAATGCTGTTCTAGACACACAGTATATTCCAGAACATTTGCAGCCCCTGGTCCCTGTTTTGTGTGGTGTGCTGACACGCATGGGAGCTGGACATCTCGACTTTCGTTTATTTGACCAGGAAGTGGAATTAAAAACTGGTGGATTAAATGTAAATACCGTCATAACTCCACATCCCATTGAAGGCTCTAAGTATGAGCAAGGAATTCAGATTTCATCCCACTGTTTAAATCATAAGTTGCAAGACATGTTTGACCTCTGGGCTTTAATCTTCAATGAATTGAGACTTGACGACCTACAAAGATTTGGCACTCTAGTGAAAATGATAGCTACAAATCAAGCCAATAGTTTGGTTTTTCATGGTCATCGATACGCCATGACTGCTTCAGCCTCTACAACAAACCCTGTTTCAGCTCTGACTGAAAAATGGTCTGGGCTAACGTCATTGTGTTACATGAAAGAATTGAGTGAAATGAATGACTTGGGACCTGTTCTAGAACAACTCAGAGAGCTAGCCAGGCTGCTTTTGTCAAAGGAATGCATGAGAGTTGCCATAAACTCGACTCCCGAACACCACGATGAAGTGCTGAAAAGCTTTGAAGGATTTTTAAACCAGTTAGGGGGAACTCCAAAGGCACAGTCACCTTTTGCTGTTGTGTCGTCTGATTTCACCCCACACACCTGTAGAAACCATCAGGTATTCCCTTTCCCAATCAATTTTGCTTCAAAGTCCTATGCTGGAGTGTGTTATGCACACCCTGATGCAGGAGCTCTCAGGCTTCTAGCTCGTCTCATGTTCAAATTCCTTCACAAAGAAATCAGAGAGAAAGGAGGTGCCTATGGAGGTGGAGCTGCATCAACTCCTGGTGGAGCTTATTCATTCTACAGCTACAGAGATCCAAACTCCACAAAGACATTGGCGTCATTTGATGCTGCTATCGAGTGGGTGCTATCGGGTAGCTTTAACGAGACGGATGTTTCAGAAGCGAAACTAGGGGTCTTCCAGTCAGTTGATGCTCCTGTATCTCCGGGTTCCAAGGGCAGTCGGCGTTTCTTGTCACACATCTCGGATGAACTGTTCACTGACCATAGGAGAACAATCTTAGATGTACAGCCTCAAGATCTGATTAGAGTGGCTAGAACGTATTTACGCGATGCTTCAGTTGAAGGAGGCTGCTTGATTGGCCCCAAAAATGAAGATCTTGAAAACGACCCTTTCTGGAGTACTGTTTATAACTAACGAACTTTAGAGTaatgaagaaaagaagagaatTGTTTATTTCTATCTCAAGCACAATAGAAAAATGGGTCCACTTTTAAATTGAAAAGTTGCTTAACAGACTTATAATAATCATTTAATGCCATTTAATGTGATTTTTCATAGTGATCAATATCTATTTCTTTGTGCTGCATTGAAATTACATTTCATTAATGTATATATGCTGTAATTTTTCATGAACTATGTGATTAGGATATTTTTCCTACGTTTACCTGTTGTACATGTAACAAATTAATTTACCCCAAGTTAGGCACAAACCAGGCTTTATAAACAGTGAAACATGGGCTCTAGCTTTTGGCAGAGTCCCTATTTGATAATacagagataaaaaaaatgtaGGCTTATGCTGAAGAAAGTGAAGGAATACATATTATCCTTATCACCTTTTATGTATTATAAATTCACCTTTATCATAGAAGATTAGAATTGATATGGGCTTTTTAGCTTATATATGTGATGCCATTTATTCTGAAGGACTTGTTTCacctcaaaataaaaataagaaataacgaATATTTTCTCTGTAGCTATCATTGCATTGCATTGTTTTGATTGAAAAGTAGGTTGAAGTGTATCCTGGTGGAAAAAACATCAATGAAGACCATATGAATTAACTTTGATGtgcacacactcactctctctctctctctctctctctctctctctctctctctctctctctctctctctctctctctctctctctctctctctctctctctcatattacagtCAGTTCTTGCTATTTGTGGTAGATTAGGTAATAGAAAAACAAGTGGGGAAAACTAAGAGTAATGGATGTGCTTTCAATGATACTCCCAGACCCCCTATTCCCATTTATAACTAAAAGAACCTTATGTAATTGACCCTTGAAAGTTAATACAAAAGTAATATTACCTAATTGAGAAGACAACAAGCCATTATTACATAGAAGGCTTGAAAATCCATTCATATAAAGGTATCTTTCATAACATATGTTATATATGGTGTGATATGATTCAGTGCTTATTTGTACTTATATTTAAGGTGCATTCACAATGACATAAGTGTGAATTCGCCTGAACTGGAAAAATATAAAAGCATTGAGTTGTTAAAGATCGTCAGAGCATACCGTACTCAATCATGTGTTGTGATACTGTAAGAGCTATTTGTTTATTCTGTCAGGACTTGTTCTCTATTTGAATATAATCCAATAAATATTGCTTTATGGAATGTCAGCCTCTTTCTATGAAAATTTCTGTACAGCATACCCACAAATGGCGGGACTGACTGTACTTAGGTATGTCCTTCATTGGTAGGTATTGTAGACACCTGTATTGTCTAATATGCAAGACAAATAAGTTAACAAATTAGATCCTTGTTGTTTGCTCCATGGTGGGCCATCAATCGTTGATTTAGCTTCCATAAACCTTAATGCCCAGACCTTGATGATGACAAATAAAGTAATATGTCTATGGTAAAAGAAAGAAATGCAAAGAATAAAGAGAACAATTGGATAGAACTAGCAAAGCTGTTAAAGTCTTTTGATAATGATATCCATGAATTTTGTCGATGAAGCGTCTGCCATGGGAGTTGTTAATGTTGTGTTAGCCAATAACAAATTTTGATCTTTTAAATATAGTAGACGATTATTCCATCAATTGCGTTAAGTTTTAaaactgttaaaaaattttattCAGTCTTCCAATGCTGTTAGCTTTGTTGTTTCTGAATCTTCTTTGAATTCATTGGCAGaagatactgtacagtacttgaataGGTACTAATTTGACTATTAATACAGGGTTTAATCTTAGTGAAGGTGTCAATTTTATAGCAATAAAGACTTTAAGTTCATCTATTTGTAGGTCAAAACATGATACTGTACAGGTGTATATCATGTAAATATTACTATCCTCTGTCTCTCTCcctttgtctttattattattattattattattattattattattacaagctaagctacaaccctagttggaaaagcaggatgctataagcctagggcccccaacagggaaaataccccattgaggaaaggaaaggaggaaaaataaaatattttaagatcagtaacaacattaaaataaatatttcctatataaactatagaatctttaacaaaacaaaaggaagagaacttagatagaatagtgtgcccgcgtgtaccctcaagcaatagaactctaacccaagacactggaagaccatggtacagaggctatagcactacccaagactagagaacaatggtttgattttggagtgtccttccccaagaagagctgctttaccatagctaaagagtctcttctacccttaccgagaggaaagtagccactgaacagttacagtgcagtagttaactcttgagAGAAGATGTAGAGGTACCATATCCTATCACAGGTGTTATGACTTTAATACCCGACCAGATaagacatttttcaatattaaacttacccgatgatcaaaTAGCTCTggtgcccgacagaaaaacctacgggcggaatacgccagcgatcgctatacaggtgggggtgtacatcaacagcgccatctgtcaagtaggtactcaagtactcgatgtcaacaaagaaccaattttctctctgtcgtgccactggcaagacctactaaatacgctgttactaactggatttgttttcacaactatttggtgaagtacactattccagttttgagctttcgctatgcaggggttttatcttcatttcaaaacttgaactcgttttggatagatttaattatggtgacaaagagagtatggactctctttcacttttaaatggccgacccttcccttagacggaagtgtgtttaggtttttagtaattttgcttaacacgttatagatctatattttatatctctccgcctttattaggcctcttcgattaactttccttttattataaacatataaaaataaatttttatgctttgtttatatgcgacctttcctgatagtaggcggtcctaacttggaaccgaagttaatcaacggtgagcccgttatatcgtatttaacctttaaagaatttataactttttaaatttaatgttttatgaaagaatttctttgatagtctcgtactgttttcaaagatgaactaacgtttagttttttagtctacgcagttgttgacgttcaggacgttcaacatgcgctctatcgttacgatagagagagagtgtatcacggtttcactttgcagtaagagtaaaccgattctagcgtttcgttcattctttcttagctttaatggtttaaattctaaattaaaggaactttttatttggaaaacctttcagttttttcctttagcatatatcatgttttgacgatatataattaggctcttctctcaggtgcgaaatctagagagaaagagagagatagagacggaaggaaaaaaaaaaaaaaaaaaacgtttcgttcaagcgggtaacgttgttctcgttttactctcctccctagtcgctgtaggggaagaaggtaaaacgtttctagggttttattcttgttcccaggctatgtgcggtgagagattgtaaacgtagtttatttgaactagtgtttagtctctttcccagccactgaattctttatctttatatatgttttctgttgcattatacgactgttttcgcaattactaccttttatgaagggtaggattgcgtgtttcaggtagaaatcagtaaaagtttcgatttcagtgaaataagtgcaaaacagaaaatcaaagtgataaagtgatatgcgcaaagtgttacagtgttgcgtccgagggttcgtctgttcgtgcctgtcgttcacctagtccgggacctcttgcaagctcccaagcccaggggagaagtaatgtcgaacgacttatgggttcctcaggccttgatcaacgaacagacgtttccctccgtggtttcgggcgtatctacccaagatcgccccacccacacaaagacgagagagcccattttcttctcgtctgcggaagaggtttctcgtaagaaaccttggaccaaggtctcgcagcttattaagtgcaagtcggtcccttctgggtcagttcggactcgctgcagtcttccgatgactgcacacctcctaagagaggtaaagcggtaccgcaacaggcagtaactccgtctgttgccgcacccgctgttttagaccctcagtcacaacggacagtagctccgtctgttgccgcttttgtagaccctaagtggtctttactgcagtctatgcagactcagttagctgcggttatgcaggagtttcgtgcggagaaggttgacactgctcccgttagcctacaacctgccacggttgtgcgcccagctcacgctgaggctgcctgctcccacactccggctgcggagaggttggcgctgcacccgttagcctacaacctgccacggttgtgcgcccagctcacgctgaggctgcctgctcccacactccggctgcggagaggttggcgctgcacccgttagcctacaacctgccacggttgtgcgcccagctcacgctgaggctgcctgctcccacactccggctgcggagaggttggcgctgcacccgttagcctacaacctgccacggttgtgcgcccagctcacgctgaggctgcctgctcccacactccggctgcggagaggttggcgctgcacccgttggcgcacaacctgccacggttgtgcgcccagcagacgctgaggctgcctgctcccacactccggctgtgagagctcctccacccatgcgcagtcgaccctgccagacgcatgctgactcccacagacgcacggagcactccgttgccgtgcgtgagctaccacaacaacaggagggtggagttaagctgccgtgttttgacacggtgcgtcagcctccgcaaccccctcgcccgcagcagactagtcagtcaggagtgaggcttccccacacagctttggttgttgccagctcacagactgtcaagcagttacatgacgttgccttctggtctgctactaatgcaccagtgctgtatgtcctcacgcacctgttgtggttgacagttcagttttttgacagttcacagactgtcaagcagttacataacgttgccttctggtctgctgctaatgcaccagtgctgtatgtcctcacgcacctgttgtggttgacagttcagtttttgacagttcacacactgtcaagcagttacataacgttgccttctggtctgctgcttatgcaccagtgagtccctcactgagataacctagcttttctcggacaaggttcctgtagatgagaaagtgctgttctccctcctactgatattcctttgaggactctgtcatttggagaggagccttaagctgcttagcctcctatggactttaattaaagcataacaaggcttccagggatggtaaatggttccgcttcagtcgctaaccccgtctgttgccacacctgctcccgtagaccctaatgggctttgctgcaagacatgcagtccaagcttgtgtccttgatagaggactttttacggagaagaaccttctggccaacaaccttcctaccggttggttgtgcgccctgttgacactgaggtatcctactcgcgtccgccagttgaggtggttcctccaccgatgcgacccagtgtgggttgccagtcgcacgttgacgttaagcgacgctcggaggtggttgttgacgttcagtgtgtcactaggaagacattcaacaaccagcagaggaaGATGTAGAGGTACCATATCCTATCACAGGTGTTATGACTTTAATACCCGACCAGATAAGACATTTTTCACTCTTGTCCAACACCTCTACGTATATGAATTCTTTCCAATTCAAATATTGTTTTATAGAACTACATAACTGGAGAGTCAGGTCAGATCAACAGATGCATTTTCTTAAGTTCTGGTGCTCATTAAATGGACGTGGAGAGTGGCCATTAAACGTCCCATAAAGGAATGCCTTTTGATGACGCCATTGTGTCCCTCCAAATCGTGTGTGGTAAATCTATCGaaatcaattgctcaaaaaataatTTCCCGATAGCCTTATTGCacaaaaagattgttttaataaaGAATATACAAATGAACTAAGGAACAACTAAGAGTTGTGGGTTTGATTTGGTCAttatagcagacacagaagaactgCAAGAAAGGTTTTAGCATTGAAATTAGCCCTAAATAGGAAGAGCCTGAATGTGAACATTGGAATTACGGATATTGATTACTAATGTAGAAGAACATGAAGAAATAAATGTTACAGTGCTAAAATAAAGTAATGAGTTTAGTTAGAGACCAATAATATCAGATAAGGGTGTTACTAAGAAAGCGGTGAGACAGTGGGTTCAAGATGGCAAAAATAGAGAACCAACTGGAGTTGTTTTGACAAGTAAATACCATTAAGACCCAAATTGAAAATCTTTAAGACAGTTATCAGACCTGTACTATTATACTGTATGTCGGAACGAGTGATATCCCATGGATGGCCATGATGTTTGAGAGCAGCTCAATggagaataactttttttttctaattatttgacGAGAGAAATTTACAAATTTAAAGTGTTTAGTCTAGGTCCTATGATTTTTGGCAGGGGATATTTTGAAGTAAGTGAAGGTATATGATGAAATTTTTAGCAAGTTTAAGTGTAAATTTTCACTGATATACTGTATCAAGTTTCAAAAGAAGATTGTTTTTTACATTATGCTAAAGATAATCTTGGGTTTTTTATGATTGGTTAtgaattatttattgtattttacattgtGTTAAAAATAATCTTTGGTTTCTTTATGATTGGTTATGAATTATTTCTAT
This Palaemon carinicauda isolate YSFRI2023 chromosome 25, ASM3689809v2, whole genome shotgun sequence DNA region includes the following protein-coding sequences:
- the LOC137618663 gene encoding presequence protease, mitochondrial; the encoded protein is MPISVFRGLGSLLNRRIAREKLNVARCIVGSKHRLATVAKESSAPVVSVASEAVKAKFPVGATFSGFRVKEVQDISELYLTAVRLEHISTGADYLHIARDDPTNTFCVGFRTTPMDSTGVPHILEHTVLCGSKKYPCSDPFMKMLNRSLSTFMNAMTGSDFTIYPFSTQHPVDFRNLMSVYLDAVFHPNLNELDFFQEGWRLEHEDVNDKSSPLVFKGVVFNEMKGVFADSQQLFSQKLQNGVLPSHTYGVVYGGDPLCIPELTWDHLRHFHAYHYHPSNARFYTYGDMPLEDHLSFIDENYLSKFTKIDPSTAVPEEPSWVKPREAHIDCGKDPMASPDAQNSIAVSYKLINVINNFENFVLEILGQLLMSGPNAPFYESLLEPQLGSSFSPSSGYDGHTRNTTFTVGLQGVKDADLDKVKAAIENTFERLSETGFPKERIEAVLHSIELSIKHEKSSFGLGLAMSLAPIWNLDSDPVDALKINRNIAQFRECMENNPNFLQEKIKKYFINNTHRYTLTMSPHDNYEVDLQEKENQLLVNKVSSLTEEDKLRIWELGQTLRQKQEDKQDISCLPTLQVSDISRDIIPTLVTDISLIGVPVQVSDQPTNGITYFNAVLDTQYIPEHLQPLVPVLCGVLTRMGAGHLDFRLFDQEVELKTGGLNVNTVITPHPIEGSKYEQGIQISSHCLNHKLQDMFDLWALIFNELRLDDLQRFGTLVKMIATNQANSLVFHGHRYAMTASASTTNPVSALTEKWSGLTSLCYMKELSEMNDLGPVLEQLRELARLLLSKECMRVAINSTPEHHDEVLKSFEGFLNQLGGTPKAQSPFAVVSSDFTPHTCRNHQVFPFPINFASKSYAGVCYAHPDAGALRLLARLMFKFLHKEIREKGGAYGGGAASTPGGAYSFYSYRDPNSTKTLASFDAAIEWVLSGSFNETDVSEAKLGVFQSVDAPVSPGSKGSRRFLSHISDELFTDHRRTILDVQPQDLIRVARTYLRDASVEGGCLIGPKNEDLENDPFWSTVYN